ttgtataataaattaatttaacttgtttgtgtttaattattggaacgaagttccttATTGCATTTAACTGCAGACACTTTAAGATAAGTGTAAGACTTTCGACTGTCTCTACACTTGCTATAGTATGTGTGTTTACAAGCAAATTATGTCTGTATATTCTACAGTTGTATAAACGAGCGCTGCACGCGTCAGCTCGCgtattcgtattttataatgataaaatatttattttcataactaataagaaatatttaattattaagttaaaaaccttcaaatgttttttcttttttcattgggtttgttatataatatttacatatacaatgATTATACAGCaaaggaacttcgttccaaccgggtgtctAACGATACTTTATATGTCTAAAGTTAGAAGTCTGAATCAGTCCTGAGTCTCTTGAATAGTGACGTCAACAAATTAGTGACAGATATATAAGACGTTTCTGAAATAAcattatcgaaataaaaactgtaaaCAAGTGACTAGAATCGAATTTCTTTATTAGGCAGAAAATATCAAAGCAATGCAAAACTTTCTTGTGATGCCTGATGTAGTGATTGTTTATTCAGTTTTAATTTCTGGGTGAACAATAATAAgctttaatatagattttctagaattgtaaagaataaaaaaatacaactatttCAGTATCAGCAatcctaatattataacaattattacactggtttaaaagaatttttaaagtaaaactaatatCTATATGcgataataaacatattaaaattatatcttagaATATGTCGCTATTAAAGTAAAAGGATTTTAAGttttgtactaaaatataaGCGATATTTCATTCTTAAGAAGTACAAGTTACAACTattgaagttttataatatcgaattaaaaatattaatattttcaaaattttctaaTCTTGTACACATTCCTGTATTTTATTAGcatattaatttttcatgtttatttattaaatttaatatctgcTTTGGGAAAAAAACCTTGTTCcccattgtatttttttaaagtatgctCCAGACATACCATTAACAGGCTTTTGAACATAAACTCTATTCCAATCAGAAcaggaaaaaagtcaaataaacaacattagaCTGCAAATTTACGcgatatcatagattaatcaagctgtCGACacagcttgattaatctatgatattcactatgaattttcgaaaaaatggcgttttgaacgtctacgaaacttatcggaattttgtaagtaaaattaaagtgggaaTAAatggttaagtgcaatagtgttgtattataaataaaattatattaatcataaaaccCTTAATAATGCATAGCATAGtatagttattagcaaatcgcaagacatacgtaaatctaaggtttgtttatcttttttcctacttccattggaataggctatatagcTGTCATTCAATCTATGTATGGTCAgtctatattatttagtaaagcAAAGATGTTATAATGAAAAACAATCAAGGAATTGAGATTGTGATGTTATCACTAATGTAGACTATTGACTCGCGCctctaaaatatatcaataactacataataattatagaaatagtATATATGATTAGATAAGAAATTTGATTCAATAGTTGAAACTACGAATTGggaaatataaatgtaagtaaatattaatatgagcTTTGTAAAGAGCACTGCCAAAACCGCTTTAAGCttataagacaaaaaaatatatcaagaatTTTTTGAATATGAATTTTTCATGTTAACTAATATTAGTTATCAGCCAATTTTACTaagaattttcaaaaattgttCACACAAGATATTTCATGGAATGTTATgagataatataaatgattttttaaataatacccttttattttccatttcatAGTACCACAGAATTTTATCATACATTTATCTGCTGTTTGGAAATTGAATAATCTAGCGTAGTTCGTGCCCCGCTGTCACCTTTGCCAAGTATTTACGACATCTTACAAAGttgttatctaatattataacaataaatttaaattttgttgtcGTGACAAATTTGTCTAATCATGGCTACACTACAAAATAGCTGCAGAGTATGCAGAGTATGTTGTACACTAAGGCATAAGGGTCTTAATAACATGTTTACAAGGTCGTTGGTACATTGGGATGTATTTGGTGGCCcatttcctatttattttttatttcaaataggttGGCGAACGCGTAAGTTATCGCCACCGCCCCAACATAACACTATACCCTTGTGCCTATTATTACACTGTattacttacccttcaaatcgcTCTGGTATataagtatcgctgtttggcggtagaatatgttatgatgagtgggtatgAACGGGGAACAGAagtcgtcgtcatcatcatcatcatcctcctgcccttatcccaattttacttggggtcggcgcagcatgtctttttccatacttctctgtcggacgtcatctcacaaggaacattctttctaaccatatcgtctttcacacaatccatctatCGTTTCTTTGGCCGTCTCACACTTCGAGCTCGCTTCTTACGTCGCACCCGCCAGTTCcggtaaagtataataatttttttattgtctacTTACTACTttacattatattgtatattaaatatttattataaattgtgatTCTATAATTTCCTCTCAAGTCTGACAGAATTGTCAAACAGCAAAACAAGGTTCTGATACCAAAACGAGATCTCTATTAAGCtcataaacgaaataaaacacaaataactttattatatttattttcaacacaaaaaatgtacaatatcaataaatacagCACCTAGTCACATCGGCATCTTGTCTTCATTTCTATAATTCAGTTTCAACACCGTCGTTCCACAGCACGTTTAAtagacatacataatattttgtaacacaTTGTTCAAGGAAAATATACATTGTGTAACAGACCATccacatgttttttatttttaggtgttttattacgtatatttttaatgtaagatttatcattattattttcacgaACTATGCGTAGGATTTTTAAATTCCCGcgctttttttatagtttataagcAAATATGACAACCctgatataatgtttatatatatatattttaagtaaaacatttttttttagttttgcaTAGATAAATACgacaagaaaacaaaacaaaagattcatatgtatttaacttttaatatgattatgtacaattttcactgattcattatattttatcctaaaatttattaatctcGTAACTTTGAGCTCTATCTACATAAATTAGTGcagtattttatacttataaacttttttactgATTCCTTATTTAATCTGTGGATGTGCCCAAACTCGTGAAATTGGAAATGAACAGCAAAgcgaaacatttatattaataatatcccaGAAACAGTGAATAATCTCCgttggtaattttaaattattttataataaaaaaaatatcagaaacaatatttaagtaactgatttatttaatgtttattttactattatataataaaaataacatcatgGATAAAAATATCATCACATATTCTGTTATCATCAtatttgacagtttttttttttacggaatTGATATgacgttttttgtttttcttgaaACTTAGGCCATTTCAAATTAAGAACCTTCaagaaatattactttgaaTTGTAATTCGAGataaagaaacatatttaaCGTTTCGATTTtaaactacaataaataaaaccagtCGGAACCAcgatatgatttataaaatgaacaaaGAAACAATAATAGTACCGACCACTCATCATAAATAAAAGCAGTATCGAAACTAAatgctattataaaaatagacagattaaataaaaaaatattaaatattgcattgattgccaaaaaaatatattaaagataaaagcTGTGagataaatcttaaaaaatataaattttcgtaAAAATGCTTGCGAGGTGCGTAGGActattgtttaagttttttttatccaTAGCTAATAGAtaggtattgttttttttttttaataaagcaatGTTTCCCAACCTTTAAACGCGGGATCAATAAAGATCACAGAcaactttatattattgatcttcatatttataattatttgcttaatttattaagttctGAAGTCATATTGTAactgattaatttatatatttttttaactttagcttattataatttattactaacgCGTGTGTTTGCTAACAATTCTTTTTTCCGTAcaaaaatagtgttttttttttgttttaactcaCCTACCGACTAATTTAAAACCgcgaaataacaataattaaggtTGAGAAACACTGTCTTGGACATTTTTACCTTATTATTACTATTGCAGTGcgaaaaatatttctcttatcgtatttaaatttcaaatcactCATATTTGACTATACATTTTTTCCtaagtttattgaataaattaatattaaaagcaacACACTCGCTTGGGCAGTATTTTATACTCTATAataattgctttataaatattgattaaagtcattaaactaaattttcatCGGATCCGTTACAAACGTTGGAACCCACCCatctgaaagaaaaataaatcgaatttattttggtaaattGTATTGTGGCTTAGGATTAAATTATCTTGAACATTTTACGTTTACACGGTTATGTTACGGGTACAGAGATGCTATGAATTCACGCTCGTgacagttaattttttaattatttattattttttgttattcaaaaaGCTACCAATAACTTTTCCTCAGCATGTCTTGGTCGTGTTATCAAGATTTTCTAAGTAAGTTTAGTacaattgtttatattgtaaattctgACTTACTCATATGTCGATTAGGTCCAAAATCCGTAAGTCGATTATTCGATTCAGTTTTGCGGCTTCACGAATGAGAACCTCGGTAGCGAGATACCGAACTTGGTCTCCAAGCCGGTCAGCACCGGCATCGCGACCTGGTAGCCTCCGATGTGGTGCGGCTTGCGGGCCGTCTCCTCGATGGGAGTCGATATCGTCAGCTCTGATCCCGTCGGGCGGCTGGAAATTGAAATTAGTTCTAATAACGACTCCAACAGAtagtattactaaaaaaaatcaaacttctGTTAATATTGTGACATTAGTAGTGGAAACACATAATAATATGACCACGACTCATGGACTTTCCGaagttaattatatacacaatatataaaaatattgatcagATTatcttataacttttaaaaggaAAATCAACATTCTTGCCAcagaacatttaaaaatatacaataaaatatacttacgaTCCACCGAAGTCAACATAGAATAGACGCTGTAAAATTTCATACGTCACCAACGTAACGGCGAACTGAGGAGACGAACGGAACACACGGGCTGGGGGAAACAATACACCCAATGAATATTAAGATtagatttaaacaaattattagtaACAGCCCATTaacgtcccactgttgggcaaaagCATTCTCTCCTCACTGAAGGTTTGTAAGACATGCAGTTTTTATAAGAACTTCTTACCTACGGCACCCTTCCAGAAGGCTCTGGCGCCTTCCTCAGCGTAAATCTTTCTAGTAGCATCTATTAAACCGTTGTATGTCGTTTGTCCTGATCGTGCCACCACCTGTAATTATAATGTTGAAATGCATTGATTGACGTGGATGTCTGATTTCGATTAACGTATTACGTATCTTGGAGCCAATTTTCTGGCAAGCAGCCATCATCGGAGATTAGCAAACTGCGCAGGGTATTATACTGACGGTGTTCTGATCACATTTAGATGTGTAGTGCTTTTCTGTAACAACTAACTTCTAATCTCAGTCTAAAATCGTCTTGCGGATGATTTGCTATTTTGATGCGTGTTTCCATtacatgctattattattatgccaACCCGATCCCaatttatagcctattccaaccacaagagaacAAAagccaaatttataaaatacatacttcCAATCCCGTTCTACCCCCTTaagggtggagtttcgtaaaatcatagcggatgtctacaccctataaggaaacctgccaaattttaatattttctgagattgcgtgattaatcagtgaatggtatttcgtttttatatatgtagaagTTCAATCAAGAACAGCGAGTTGCATGgattatgtaaatctaaggttggtttatttttattcctccATTTGCAATTAGCTATAGAGGCGCTCGTTGCGCGTTGTGTGTGTGAGGGGGGAGGGGGGACCTGCAGGCGCGTCTTGATGACGTCGGCGGGCGTGACGAGCGAGGCGGCGGGCACGCCGGCGATGGCTCCGGCCGCCAGCAGCGTGAGCGGGTGGTTGTAGCCGTTCTCGTCCGCGAACTTCGCCTGGGGGGGACAGATACAGGTCGTTAGTGTTTTAGTGCTGTTTTAGTGACACCTTTGAATTAGTGATGATAGTATCTCCTTAAAAGAAGAAGGAGCTATAGCCCATACTTTGCTTTTTTGTTTTGCatttcgtaacaaaaaaaaagtaaatattttaccttgACATGGGCATAAGCTGGGAAGTAAATTGCACTGAAGGGGACGTCACGAAGCAGACAGGCCTTCGCCCCCTTGTACAGTCCGAAGAGTCCGAGGTCTTTGACAACGGACAGAGCTCGAACTTTACCACCGCCGGCGATCTCGCCCGCCACTTGCAGACGAATTTTAACAATCTCTAATGGATTTGTGAAGACTACTTGAGACGCTCCAGCCTATGGGAAAGTTGAATAAGACTTAGGaagaacaaatttatattagatttttgcgacaaataaaataataataataatataaatatactaagtaaGTACCGTAAAGACTACTCACACAAGCACCGGCGAGTATTTCACCACCGAGCGTGATGTTTCCTTTCTTGTCCATTAGCTTGTCTCGAACTAAGTCATTCATCTGTAAATtcgaattcaaatataattattcaacatagaagtacTACAAGATCTCATTGAACGTTAAAATTCTAGCACCGTttcggaaagaaacacctcagaactgaaaagaaccggcgaaacAAAACTCAACGAGATATTTTCTTTGTCAAATAATCgtgattacaataaataaattattcatcatTGAACCGGCCCGGAGTTGGACTTGCGAGTCGTTTTATTTGCACGGCGTCTCAATAAATTCTTCATTTAGCTTTTTCTATGTTTAATCGAttcattattgaattatttgttattattagtttgataacttaacattttttttataaatactataaattataaatacacaaagtTCAGGGGATTATATTTTGGgatgttttacatttaatataattaaatacaagtaCATTAATCTTACCTTTATAGAACATCGTAaaagctttaatatttttttagtaaaaacatatgtaatagtataattatgttaaaaagtcAGTAAActtaattaactaatattattgtaaaatattatttattttaaagttttatgtacaaaaaatatttaattatgtttaaaattatatcacgataattaagaatataaaaatgaaataaattattactgtttATGTAAGTGTATTTTCTTTGTAAGCTGACAACACCGGAgtcattgttaaaaaatatatttgaatgactCGTTACTGAACTGTTGAATGGGTTTTATTTGgcgaaatatatttgaatgacaACTAAAGGAGACgaagaaatatttcaataacaagtaacttaacaatttaatttaaatgatttgagGAACACCgacaataatgaaaataacCAAGTAGTCCTTCTACAGCAGTAGAGTCCCGCTCACCGTGAGTTTGATGGCCTTCTCCGGCGCCACCCCGATGAGCTGCGGCACGAGGCCGCGGTAGAGGCCGAACACGCCCTCGTGGCGGATCACCTTCTTGAAGCAGTCCCACGAGTTCCGGTACGCCACCTCGCCGATGAACGACCCGGTCCGCTGGTTCTGCATACGCGTCTTCACCAAATCTATCGGGTACACCGCGGATGCTCCGACGGCTGTCaaagaattatatttgttttcaatactataataatatgaataatctatacttatattatagatgcaaaagtaactctctctgtctgtactattgctctttcacgaccaatcACTGAAGCCAATTTAACGAAATTTgttacgaagcaagcttgagctCCAAAGAAGGATATAGTCGGATTGAAATATAATCGGGCTCATATATAACCGATGTAAATAAGCAGAATTAGCCCTCAGGTACAAATAAGCTGagctatatgtatatatatatatatatatatatatattttttaatagcataggttggcggacgaacataTACATCACCACacaagacaatggcgctgtaagaaatgttaatcattccttacatcacctatgcgccaccaaccttgggaactaagatgttatgtcccttgtgcctgaagttacactggtttcctcacccttcaaactggaacacaacaataacgAGTGCTGTTGTTCAGCGGTagaatctgatgagtgggtggtacctacccagacttgctcaaagccctaccaccaaataaagttGTCAGAAATAGTCGAAGATGATTCGGAATAAAATCAGTAAAGTATcatatacgttttatattagTAGAATTGGCAGGTTATATTATTCTCAGTAAACTTACCACCAGCAATAGAACCAAGTGTGAATCTGTAAGTGCTCTCGAGGATTTGTATCAGCACGCCTCTTTCTTCGGGACTCTGAAACAAACATAACGTCATCGCATACCGATCAATATATTCATACGTAAATGATTGAAGTGTTTCAAGCAAATGATGGACTTTCTGTAACTTGATTGTgtcgaaaataaaaaaggacaaATGACTTTCAAGAAAAAGTTAATTTGCAAACGTTGACATAGCGGATTTGAAATCTTGATATTACAGTCGAATATAGCTAATTGTGatcttgatattttatgatGGTTTCGATTGCAGCCTTTACTAGAATTATCTAGAATGTTTTGTATAGATCTTTTCATTTACAAATGCGCCTCTTcacgttaaattaataattttattgaaataaactcataaaatataaaattaatttgtatttttttgctgtctttactcgCGTCGTCGCGCGCACTAAAACACCTTGTATgtacgagcgtcactcactcgCACCAATGCACGccaataataattgattgtGAAGGAGCGCAAATTCTTGAATGAATAGATTCAATAAGCTGAAATGTAGACTGTATAACCGTCAAATATATACAGATTGTttgtatgaattaaaacaaatgtaaaccCTATTTAATAACCTTAAAATGAAATCTATAAATGTACTTTGGTGCAGATTTTTTCTACACAATCTTTAAGTAGTTAAATTATAGGAACTAAAAGACCTGTAATCCTTTTAACTCGCGCGAGAAAGAGATAACAATGCTTTTAGTCCTATCATATTTAGTTAAGAGATTGAGTACAATCAAATCGGCACTGTATAAACAATGTTATGTGATGTAatgaaaatactaaaaaaaagtttctgaaTACTTACCTTTAaagtgtatgaaatatttttgtgatatacTAATATGtcatggttatttttttgtaaccacagatcatataataatttacttgaaaaagaaattaaaatttgttttttttaatttgataaccaACATTATCGATTCTGAATTTATTCTATGATTTTGGTTACACATTTAAAATCAACGTGTAAATAAAACCATATGAAATTACTTGTTATTCATTGActatattgtattgaaataaatgttaaaaatgagattatatcttatttaacaTCTCATTCGTATGGCTTTATTATCCTTGATATTTAAAGATACGATAGACGATAAGAATATTAGAACTTATTTAAGCTCATTGTCCAACACTGTTGTAGTTTCGAATTATTCCCGAACACATAACAGTTCATTTGTgttataagtacatatttactTCATTAAATTGTCCATCGTATCGTTATATCATAACTTATAacttataaatgattattgatatataaaaaaaaaactattgatagATTGATAAATATAGCGAGATGTTGGCTATTtgttaaacatatataacaattacatataatacatatatattattttgatacggCGAATTTCAtccaatttcatacaaaattatggAAGTATTCGATTCTATGGTCTAGCTGATAAGTGAACGTACTGACAGAATTTTGTTAGCAAAAGACACAGACTATCGATCTATTGGGTACTTTTGAATATGGAACGTCGTCTGAATAGCCAAAATTTCACCGTCGGAAGAAGATACATAGAAACATCATAAACTCCAATGTCCTTTGTACTCACCAAGATGCTCtccaaaaagtatattaatcgAAAAGGTTCTCTTATCGTATTTACCTCCTCCTTTTGAGCattgaaagaaagaaaaaaatacacagCGATAAGTTAGTGATGTTTCCGATAATAACtcttatttataacaacatataGACTAAAATGGtctaaacatacattaaaatcgTGTTAGTCTCGCGCGGCTCCTGCAAGAATCGTCCAGGTCTCGTGTTAAAGTTAGACAGATGGAAATGAACATGGAAGGGAAACATATGGAGGTACTCACCGACACCGCTTTGATTTCTGCAACTCTACGCGTCACTTGCTTGAAGTACTGTTCAGGAGTTATAGCATTGAGGTCGTTGTAAATGATCCttctgaaaatgaaaaataaagatatttttttttagtgccgagtccaaacattttttatcaaaaacaaacaatataaccGTTTCACCTATTATCGAATTtaagatctattcactcacgaaggcgttCCACCCTAAgtgaagttatttaattttaaataaaattataatgtaattttttttttttgctgtacTTACTGtgacgcacactaagacatcttgtaaacaCGTGCGTCCCTCACTCTAATGCACGCCGGTATTAATTTAACGTGAAAGGAGCGTGTGCGTGTTTAGATCTATACTACATTTTGTCTGTGTTCTCATTTGTAAGGTGTTTTTGAgtgtattacatatatttaaaatgtatgtgtattaCGTTAGTGTTTATATTATTGTCGGTCCACGCTTAGACCACATATTGGCCCAGATGACACTACGGTCGATtagtaattgttaaattaaacgcAGCTATCTGCTGTAACTGGAACTCTATAGTTTTTGGATCTTAGTGCGTGATGTAAGTGATGGAAGCTTgggacttaatatttttttgtcgataCTATTTACCGACAAGGAGCGCGATcctaattaagttaattaacaaactttttacaaacaggaatcgaacccggaatgATGGATTTGATACATAACGTCGGCTAGCAACTCTGAAGACTTGTTTCCACAgactctataaaaaatctttactaaatattctttaatacaaataagaatGACAAACGTCTCAAATTAGCAAATGTCAAATtaacatgtatttttaatcaaattaattttattcaaaaagtattcctaattacatttattactaaGCATATTgagtttaaaaactttaaaaaaatttacatatagtaaatatttatttaagtttaatttaaatggatgCAATCATACTGGCGCCCGATTATGTTAGTATTCAAACTaggatattataagaaaattacttttttttttattaaattgttttttaacataGAATTGTTGTTTATGTAAATCTATTTGTGGTGTTGAAAGAATTTACCTGGCTTCCAGAGTACTCTCTTTTGAgcatttgtttagtttaaaaacttttccaaattctaccaattttttttaattttgcctcaagaaaattaaaatttaaatatattttttaatgactcATTACTCAATCAATAATCACACCTTACAACATTACAATTGGCTACCTGAAACTACAGCgatgcgattctgtaagaattcagtTTGTATTTCATTCGTACacacaaccgacttacggtgacaCGTCATTTTGCTACCTAACCTATCAATTTAAGCGTCAATGCCAATGGTTTAAGGGTCTAGCTATATAAAAAGTAGAAGGTTGGATCCTGTACCCATGGTCTATTGTCATCCCTAGCACAAACTTTAAGCTAGGAGAgctaaataggaatattagttattCCTAATAATGTAGTATTGCTACTATTCTTCTTGCTACAATTCTAGTCAATAACGCATATAACATTCTCATATTTCACGCTCGTTCcttggtgagtttcgagtttgtttcttacagaataactctaaTCCCAATAGATTGTTCGGCGAtatgattttgatatatatatttaatgttgattataatttatacgttaAGTCTTTTCCTATAAATGCCATATATCATACGATAAATAGCGATCACGCGGAGATATGATAACATTTGAATTGTATTCAATAAATGATTGGAATTGCTTTGCagatttctaattttaaaatatgttttaggcAGTCTGTgtatcaattacaaaaaaaatcacttaagGTAAGGCGTCTTTTATTGACACGTCTGCAATTATcgtgtattatttgtttaatattttatagaaggatatatatacaacttttatattgaattcttGATTTGATTAGAAATGTTCAAATTTTCGGCTTTTCtcaactataatatgcatgcattatatgtataaattctCTAGAATCGCTGTTTATTGATGCAAATTGCATTAAAATCTGGTGTTtaatactatgtagagattcaTAAAATATAGCAACGACATTAATAATCGTAAGTTTcctattattatagataaatgtTTAGACTCTGCGTCTCTTAACCAATAAACCTTCAACATAAACCATTTTTCTACCCGTGAGAAGCCGCGACGCGTTACTAGAGATaaaaatttttcttaataagta
This DNA window, taken from Vanessa tameamea isolate UH-Manoa-2023 chromosome 7, ilVanTame1 primary haplotype, whole genome shotgun sequence, encodes the following:
- the LOC113398317 gene encoding calcium-binding mitochondrial carrier protein Aralar1 isoform X4, giving the protein MDKDGYISFSEFQAFEGLLCVPDALYKTAFQLFDTNGNGLVAFDEFAEVMRKTALHKKLPFNMESTFVRLYFGKDKKRLVTYPEFSQFLHDFHEEYGVEAFKKCDKDGTGFITAGDFRDIMLSVKNHLLTKELKNKVIMASSFLQGERKISFPYYMAFNSLLNNMELIKRVYLNATNGHRTYEVTKEEFLHSAQMMSQITPLEVDILFTLCDTMHQTNGRIIYNDLNAITPEQYFKQVTRRVAEIKAVSEEVNTIREPFRLIYFLESILSPEERGVLIQILESTYRFTLGSIAGAVGASAVYPIDLVKTRMQNQRTGSFIGEVAYRNSWDCFKKVIRHEGVFGLYRGLVPQLIGVAPEKAIKLTMNDLVRDKLMDKKGNITLGGEILAGACAGASQVVFTNPLEIVKIRLQVAGEIAGGGKVRALSVVKDLGLFGLYKGAKACLLRDVPFSAIYFPAYAHVKAKFADENGYNHPLTLLAAGAIAGVPAASLVTPADVIKTRLQVVARSGQTTYNGLIDATRKIYAEEGARAFWKGAVARVFRSSPQFAVTLVTYEILQRLFYVDFGGSRPTGSELTISTPIEETARKPHHIGGYQVAMPVLTGLETKFGISLPRFSFVKPQN
- the LOC113398317 gene encoding calcium-binding mitochondrial carrier protein Aralar1 isoform X2; its protein translation is MTAHRGAGYLKRADTDRLYEIFSKYATVEKNGEKHITSEDFVRKFLGLFDEDDYNKESVKLIAGIVDMDKDGYISFSEFQAFEGLLCVPDALYKTAFQLFDTNGNGLVAFDEFAEVMRKTALHKKLPFNMESTFVRLYFGKDKKRLVTYPEFSQFLHDFHEEYGVEAFKKCDKDGTGFITAGDFRDIMLSVKNHLLTKELKNKVIMASSFLQGERKISFPYYMAFNSLLNNMELIKRVYLNATNGHRTYEVTKEEFLHSAQMMSQITPLEVDILFTLCDTMHQTNGRIIYNDLNAITPEQYFKQVTRRVAEIKAVSEEVNTIREPFRLIYFLESILSPEERGVLIQILESTYRFTLGSIAGAVGASAVYPIDLVKTRMQNQRTGSFIGEVAYRNSWDCFKKVIRHEGVFGLYRGLVPQLIGVAPEKAIKLTMNDLVRDKLMDKKGNITLGGEILAGACAGASQVVFTNPLEIVKIRLQVAGEIAGGGKVRALSVVKDLGLFGLYKGAKACLLRDVPFSAIYFPAYAHVKAKFADENGYNHPLTLLAAGAIAGVPAASLVTPADVIKTRLQVVARSGQTTYNGLIDATRKIYAEEGARAFWKGAVARVFRSSPQFAVTLVTYEILQRLFYVDFGGSRPTGSELTISTPIEETARKPHHIGGYQVAMPVLTGLETKFGISLPRFSFVKPQN
- the LOC113398317 gene encoding calcium-binding mitochondrial carrier protein Aralar1 isoform X3, which translates into the protein MFKFLSNSLITQASCQEGAGYLKRADTDRLYEIFSKYATVEKNGEKHITSEDFVRKFLGLFDEDDYNKESVKLIAGIVDMDKDGYISFSEFQAFEGLLCVPDALYKTAFQLFDTNGNGLVAFDEFAEVMRKTALHKKLPFNMESTFVRLYFGKDKKRLVTYPEFSQFLHDFHEEYGVEAFKKCDKDGTGFITAGDFRDIMLSVKNHLLTKELKNKVIMASSFLQGERKISFPYYMAFNSLLNNMELIKRVYLNATNGHRTYEVTKEEFLHSAQMMSQITPLEVDILFTLCDTMHQTNGRIIYNDLNAITPEQYFKQVTRRVAEIKAVSSPEERGVLIQILESTYRFTLGSIAGAVGASAVYPIDLVKTRMQNQRTGSFIGEVAYRNSWDCFKKVIRHEGVFGLYRGLVPQLIGVAPEKAIKLTMNDLVRDKLMDKKGNITLGGEILAGACAGASQVVFTNPLEIVKIRLQVAGEIAGGGKVRALSVVKDLGLFGLYKGAKACLLRDVPFSAIYFPAYAHVKAKFADENGYNHPLTLLAAGAIAGVPAASLVTPADVIKTRLQVVARSGQTTYNGLIDATRKIYAEEGARAFWKGAVARVFRSSPQFAVTLVTYEILQRLFYVDFGGSRPTGSELTISTPIEETARKPHHIGGYQVAMPVLTGLETKFGISLPRFSFVKPQN